In Pristiophorus japonicus isolate sPriJap1 unplaced genomic scaffold, sPriJap1.hap1 HAP1_SCAFFOLD_4265, whole genome shotgun sequence, the genomic window cccctctccccccccccccgtccccctctttcccccccccgtccccctcttcccccccccgtccccctcttccccccccgtccccctcttcccccccccgtccccctcttccccccccgtccccctcttccccccccgtccccctcttccccccccgtccccctcttccccccccgtcccctcttccccccccgtccccctcttccccccccgtccccctcttccccccccgtccccctcttcccccccgtccccctcttcccccccgtccccctcttcccccccccgtccccctcttcccccccccgtccccctcttccccccccgtccccctcttcccccccgtccccctcttcccccccgtccccctcttcccccccgtccccctctttcccccccgtccccctctttcccccccgtccccctctttccccccccgtccccctctttcccccccgtccccctctttcccccccgtccccctcttccccccccgtcccctcttcccccccgtccccctctttcccccccgtccccctctttcccccccgtccccctcttcccccccgtccccctcttcccccccccctcttcccccctccccccgtccccctctttcccccccgcccccctcccccctctttcccccctctttcccccctccccctctttctcccccccccccctctttctccccccgccccccctctttctccccccgccccccctctttctccccccgcccccctctttctccccccgccccccctctttcccccccgcccccctctttcccccccgtccccctctttcccccccgtccccctctttcccccccgtccccctctttcccccccgtccccctctttcccccccgtccccctctttcccccccgtccccctctttcccccccgtccccctctttcccccccgtccccctctttcccccccgtccccctctttcccccccgtccccctctttcccccccgtccccctctttcccccccgtccccctctttcccccccgtccccctctttcccccccgtccccctctttccccccgtccccctctttcccccctctttccccccgtccccctctttccccccgtccccctctttcccccccgtccccctctttcccccccgtccccctctttcccccccgtccccctctttcccccccgtccccctctttcccccccgtccccctctttcccccccgtccccctctttcccccccgtccccctctttcccccccgtccccctctttcccccccgtccccctctttcccccccgtccccctctttccccccccgtccccctctttccccccgtccccctctttcccccccgtccccctctttcccccccgtccccctctttcccccccgtccccctctttcccccccgtccccctctttcccccccgtccccctctttcccccccccgtccccctcttcccccccgtccccctcttcccccctccgtccccctcttccccccccgtcccccgtccccctcttcccccccgtccccctcttcccccccgtccccctcttccccccccgtccccctcttcccccccgtccccctcttccccccccgtccccctcttccccccccgtccccctcttccccccccgtccccctcttccccccccgtccccctcttccccccccgtccccctcttccccccccgtccccctcttccccccccgtccccctcttccccccccgtccccctcttccccccccgtccccctcttccccccccgtccccctcttccccccccgtccccctcttccccccccgtccccctctttcccccccgtccccctctttccccccgtccccctctttccccccgtccccctctttccccccgtccccctctttcccccccgtccccctctttccccccgtccccctctttcccccccgtccccctctttcccccccgtccccctctttccccccgtccccctctttcccccccgtccccctctttccccccccgtccccctctttccccccccgtccccctctttccccccccgtccccctcttccccccctcccggccccctctttccccacccccccggccccctctgTCCCCCGTTCCCAGCTCATCACCAGAAGCAGGTTTCAGTCCGACAGGTGGTGCATCTTCTGGCAGGTTTGTGCCGTTGAACCCGCAGGATCAGTACGCCATTAAACACCAGCCGTGTCCTGTGTGCTCCCAGAGAGGGACGGGTGATCTATAAACCGCCACCACCACAACCCCCCAAGCCTGGCCCTTCCCAACTTCTGATAGTGGAGGGGGGAAATATTACCCACCCCTCTGGCAGGAGTGGGAATGGGGTTCATGATGGAGTGCCCAGATTTACTGTCCCGGTCCCGCTGGCTGCCATTTTACCGCTCACTGTACTGAAGGTGGGTTGAAGGATTGAGCAGCGCTGTGCTTTGTTCAGTGGGACGTATCTGGTACCCTTTAAATGCTCCTGTAACCAATTCACAATCCATCTCCCCATACGCCATGGACTCAAGTCTTTAAATATTTAGTAGCATTTTATAATTAATGACAATGCAGCAGTTGGGGTCCATCTTGAGCACTGccctcccccactcctgccccccgccctttccccactgccccactccctgtcCCTCCCCGGCCCTGCTCCTGCCCCCCACTGCAGCTGTAGGAGTCCATGTTAtgccctgcccctgcccccgcccccccactcctgccccctgTCTCCTCCCCACTGCCTGCCATCCCCCAGTAGTAGGAGGCCTTCTCTTGCCTCTCAGCCTTgccgccccccaccctccccctcccggaACCCTCGCTCACCCACCCACCGCAGTAGGAGCCTGATGCTGTTGTAATTTCTCTAGGACGTGCCTGGCACACACTAACTGCTGGGACCTGTGGCCTGTGTTTACTCTCCAGGACCCTGGGTCTGTATCAGCCCTGGATGGCCAGTCTCTTCGGGGCGCTGCTCATCGTATTGTTCACGTGTCACGTCTGGTATCTCACCTACGTGCATTTCGACTATGGGTACAACATGGCTGCCAACGTGTTGATCGGTGAGAGAGGCTCCGACTGGGGTCCAGTCTGTTCGTTACTTTACTGAGAAAGTGCTTAAAGCAGGATTGTTTCTGTACCTCCGTTTTTAACTACTGCCCAGACTGTGTGGCCacaagacagtgtagagggagctttactctgtatctaaccccctgtacctgccctgggagtgtttgatgggacaatgtagagggaactttactctgtatcgaaccccgtgctgtacctgccctgggagtgtttgatgggacagtgtagagggagctttactctgtatctaaccccgtgctgtacctgccctgggagtgtttgatgggacagtgtagagggagctttactctgtatctcaccctgtgctgtacctgccctgggagtgtttgatgggacagtgtagagggagctttactctgtatctaaccccctgtacctgccctgggagtgtttgatgggacagtgtagagggagctttactctgtatctaaccccctgtacctgccctgggagtgtttgatgggacagtgtagagggagctttactctgtatctaaccccctgtacctgccctgggagtgtttgctggaacagtgtagagggagctttactctgtatctaaccctgtgctgtacttgccctgggagtgtttgatgggacagtgtagagggagctttactctgtatctaaccctgtgctgtacctgccctgggagtgtttgatgggacagtgtagagggagctttactctgtatctaaccccgtgctgtacctgccctgggagtgtttgatgggacagtgtagagggagctttactctgtatctaaccccctgtacctgccctgggagtgtttgatgggacagtgtagagggagctttactctgtatctaaccccctgtaccctgccctgggagtgtttgatgggacagtgtagagggagctttactctgtatctaaccccctgtacctgccctgggagtgtttgctggaacagtgtagagggagctttactctgtatctaaccccgtgctgtacctgccctgggagtgtttgatgggacagtgtagagggagctttactctgtatctaaccccgtgctgtacctgccctgggagtgtttgatgggacagtgtagagggggctttgctTTGTATTTGAGTCCCAGGGCTGAGTGGGTGGGAAGGTTgctgggattgggcgggaaagtggagttgaggtcaaagatcagccgtgatctcatcgaatggcggaggAAGCACGAggcgccgaatggccaactcctgctcctaatcctaatGTTTTCTGctgtggttgtaatgctgtgcctgGGTCTGTGTTTCCAGGGTTGATTAACCTGCTGTGGTGGCTGGGCTGGTGCCTGTGGAACCGCGCGCGCCTGCCCTACGTGTGGAAGTGTATGATTGTCGTGGTGCTGCTGCACGGACTGGCTCTGCTCGAGCTGCTGGACTTCCCTCCGGTGCTGTGGGTGTTGGATGCTCATGCGGTCTGGCATTTCAGCACCATCCCCTTACCATTCCTCTTCTACAGGTCAGTGAGCGACGCCGACTACCCTCTGCTCCATCAGctccctctctcacacaatctcacggcacaggaggaggccattcagcccatcgtgcctgtgccagtccagttagtcccactccccctgctctttctccatagtcctACAAATCTCCCCCCTcaaatccaattcccgtttgaaagtcactgttgaatctgctcccacaggcagtgtgttcccgatcacaacaactcgctgcgtaaaaacattctcctcatctcccccgctCCCTTTGCCAATTATATCAAgctgtcctctgattaccgactcGTGTTTCCAGTCTCCCCACATAGCAGAGTCCCTTAACCCTAGTTGCGATCCGATAGCAATGCACACGGGCCCTGGTAGCGATCAGATAGCAATGCACACGGGCAAGGTAGCGATCAGATAGCAATGCACACGGGCAAGGTAGCGATCAGATAGCAATGCACACGGGCAAGGTAGCGATCAGATAGCAATGCACACGGGCAAGGTAGCGATCAGATAGCAATGCACACGGGCAAGGTAGCGATCAGATAGCAATGCACACGGGCAAGGTAGCGATCAGATAGCAATGCACACGGGCAAGGTAGCGATCAGATAGCAATGCACACGGGCAAGGTAGCGATCAGATAGCAATGCACACGGGCAAGGTAGCGATCAGATAGCAATGCACACGGGCAAGGTAGCGATCAGATAGCAATGCACACGGGCAAGGTAGCGATCAGATAGCAATGCACACGGGCAAGGTAGCGATCAGATAGCAATGCACAGAGGGGCAAGTTACAGCTTGAAATGAAATGGGAAATATTGAGCAGTCCCTGCCCGAGTCCGGAGCTCAGAAACCCATAAAACATCCTGAAATTCTCAAATCCGGGGCTCCAAGAAATCAAATGCTGAATCCTCGAGAGTTCAAGTGAAGAGTTCCACATCCCGAGCTTAGTCCCTGTTGACGGCCCCTTGCATTgagcaacactgaaccccaaccctcGACCCTCACACTGAACAATGCTGAACCTCAACCCCTGACCCTACACCGCGTCtgaatcccccctcccccacacaccatgTCTCaatactccccaccccccacactgaaCA contains:
- the LOC139251253 gene encoding post-GPI attachment to proteins factor 3-like, producing MASLFGALLIVLFTCHVWYLTYVHFDYGYNMAANVLIGLINLLWWLGWCLWNRARLPYVWKCMIVVVLLHGLALLELLDFPPVLWVLDAHAVWHFSTIPLPFLFYSFLMDDSLHLLTVKAEYRKEE